From Megalobrama amblycephala isolate DHTTF-2021 linkage group LG24, ASM1881202v1, whole genome shotgun sequence, the proteins below share one genomic window:
- the cbx5 gene encoding chromobox protein homolog 5 isoform X2, with the protein MGKKNQNREDDEAASSDEEEYVVEKVLDRRVVKGRVEYFLKWKGFTDKHNTWEPEKNLDCPELIAEFMKTYKKGSSGSTPSSKPSSTGSSSARPKDSSGSSSTSKRKNSEEENGSGSKPKKKKEDEILVARGFERGLEPEKIIGATDSCGDLMFLMKWKDSDEADLVLAKEANHKCPQIVIAFYEERLTWHEDGDKKEKSATAV; encoded by the exons ATGGGAAAGAAGAACCAGAACCGTGAAGATGATGAGGCTGCTTCCTCAGATGAGGAAGAGTATGTAGTGGAGAAGGTCTTGGACAGGAGAGTTGTGAAAGGCCGTGTGGAATATTTCCTCAAGTGGAAAGGCTTTACAGA CAAACACAACACATGGGAACCGGAAAAAAACCTGGACTGTCCAGAGCTAATCGCAGAGTTCATGAAGACCTATAAAAAGGGAAGCAGTGGAAGCACACCCAGCAGCAAGCCCTCCAGCACAGGCTCTTCTTCGGCCCGTCCCAAAGACAGTAGCGGCAGCAGCAGCACAAGCAAGAGGAAAAACTCAGAGGAAGAGAACGGGAGTGGCAGCAAacccaaaaagaaaaaggag GATGAGATTCTTGTAGCAAGAGGGTTTGAGCGAGGCCTGGAGCCTGAGAAGATTATTGGAGCAACAGACTCTTGTGGAGACCTTATGTTCCTTATGAAGTG GAAGGACTCTGATGAGGCAGACCTTGTGCTTGCAAAGGAAGCCAATCACAAGTGCCCACAGATCGTCATTGCCTTCTACGAGGAGCGTCTGACCTGGCATGAAGATGGCGATAAGAAGGAAAAGAGTGCCACAGCAGTTTAA